The nucleotide window TTTAATCCTAGGTATCACCTTATGTGTGTGGATGACAATTGTGCTTGGAGTTTCAAATCTTCTACCGTTTTCAAGGCAAACATATTCAAAGTGAGAAGTTACAATAATAATCACACATGCGGCTATGGTGAAAGATACTTAACACAACGTCAAGCTACTTCGGGTGTAATTGCTAGTATAGTCAAGGACAAGTATgttaatccaaaaaatatttacacCGCAAATGATATAATAGAGGACATACTAAAGCAACACGGGATTGAAGTGAGCTACATGAAAGCATGGAGAGCTAAAGAGATAGCAATGGCAATGATAAGAGGGAGTCCGAATGAATCATATAAGGAGTTGCCGAAGTATTTTTATATGTTGGAGCATAAAAATCCAGGAACGGTTACAAAGTTGCACAAATTAGAAGATGGATGCTTTCTTTATGCATATGTTTCGCTATATGCCTCTATCAAGGGTTGGGAGCATTGCAGACCGATAATGGTTGTTGACGGAAGTTTTCTTAAAGCAGTATATAAGGGTACCATATTGACTGCTTGCACACAGGATGTAGCTGGTGAGTTGACTGAATCTACCTTGTTTCTGCAGTTTGTATAATGTTGTAGTTtcatgtataaaagtgtataggATTTCACAGTTGCtgtttttataaaatttgtagtTGGTATAAAgttgtataattgtgtataagaTTTGTATAATTGTCTGAATCCTaatatctattttgtataaaCAGGAAAAATCCTTCCACTTGCATATGCAATTGTATATTCAGAGAATAATAAATCTTAGGAGTGGTTCTTTGTCCATATAAATGGTAC belongs to Nicotiana tabacum cultivar K326 chromosome 6, ASM71507v2, whole genome shotgun sequence and includes:
- the LOC107831018 gene encoding uncharacterized protein LOC107831018 isoform X2 encodes the protein MNGMKNLAVRERFQFKVKRSSATRYHLMCVDDNCAWSFKSSTVFKANIFKVRSYNNNHTCGYGERYLTQRQATSGVIASIVKDKYVNPKNIYTANDIIEDILKQHGIEVSYMKAWRAKEIAMAMIRGSPNESYKELPKYFYMLEHKNPGTVTKLHKLEDGCFLYAYVSLYASIKGWEHCRPIMVVDGSFLKAVYKGTILTACTQDVAGELTESTLFLQFV
- the LOC107831018 gene encoding uncharacterized protein LOC107831018 isoform X1 — protein: MFLVVAHCLCLKIYLNFSIPDWPDLARFSVAIDKFCRLEDNILNEFVEEDQVYKDKETIMNGMKNLAVRERFQFKVKRSSATRYHLMCVDDNCAWSFKSSTVFKANIFKVRSYNNNHTCGYGERYLTQRQATSGVIASIVKDKYVNPKNIYTANDIIEDILKQHGIEVSYMKAWRAKEIAMAMIRGSPNESYKELPKYFYMLEHKNPGTVTKLHKLEDGCFLYAYVSLYASIKGWEHCRPIMVVDGSFLKAVYKGTILTACTQDVAGELTESTLFLQFV